The Gemmatimonadota bacterium genome segment TGGTATTTCACGTCCTGCTTCAACCGAATTTGATGAAGACGAGTCCGGCGACGATCATCAGCACCGAACCCACTTTCAGCGCGGTGACGCGCTCCTTGAGAAAGACGAATCCCAGCACGGCTCCGAGCACCACGGCGAACTCCCGCAGCGCGACGATGTAGCCGACCTGCCCCACGGTCATGGCGAAGAGAATCATCAGGTAGGCGGCCGTGGATCCGATGCCGATCAGCGCCGCGGGCCGCCAGGTCTCCGCGAATCCGCGCCACCGGATCCCCAGGTGACGGACCGCGACGAAGGGCGTGGCGAACAGGGCGCTCAAAAAAAACATGCCGAAGATGTATACGACGGGATGGACGATACTCACGCCCACCTTGTCGACGAGGGAGTAGCTCACGATCGTGGCGCCCACCACCAAGGCGGATGCGAATCCGCGGTTGACGGCCCTCGTGTGCCGGAAGACCGATACCCCCATCAACAGAATGCCGAAGCAGATCAGGCCGATGCCGGCCACCCCCATCGGCGTCAGTTCCTCACCGAGCAGCAGCCAACCGAGGAATCCTGTGAGTCCGATGCCCGATCCCCGGGCGATGGGGTAGACCAGAGAGATCTCTCCGTGTTCGTAGGCCCGAGCCAGGAACAGAAAGTAGAAGGTATGG includes the following:
- a CDS encoding EamA family transporter → MPTDLFVFVLLSAVLHATWNFVARRSSGNLTVFWWSLWISCLFLLPFVAIVASGMGPAGFISMLEAGWFYVLATGVIHTFYFLFLARAYEHGEISLVYPIARGSGIGLTGFLGWLLLGEELTPMGVAGIGLICFGILLMGVSVFRHTRAVNRGFASALVVGATIVSYSLVDKVGVSIVHPVVYIFGMFFLSALFATPFVAVRHLGIRWRGFAETWRPAALIGIGSTAAYLMILFAMTVGQVGYIVALREFAVVLGAVLGFVFLKERVTALKVGSVLMIVAGLVFIKFG